tatatatgtatatatatgtatatatatatgtatatgtatattcctatatttgtacgtgtgtatatatatgtatatcattcattaattcaattggatatgaatggaggtaattaagttaaataattcaataaaagaagcaaataattgatttaaataaattattttccttaacagatattaattatattcaattattacgtgagcaaataatttaaaaatacgtaggatttttttaataattatatcaattttcaataaatttatccattgtgaaaaattttttctttttgaatttctctttttctgaaagtgaattgaaaatcacaatatatatccatatgtatttgtatattatacaatgatataattgaatatgaatacatttatttgtatatatattatacagtcatataattcaatataaatggaggtaattgtgTCCaatgatttgataaaaaaaggacataattgattgaataaattatttttctaataaataatgttttcaaatttgattcatatgtgagcaaataatcaaaaaatgagtgggattttttgaataattatatttatttttaatgaattcaattgaccaaaaaaaatttttttcaaaaatttcttttttttttagaagtaaattCATAATCaaaatgtatgtgtatatatatacatatatatatgtatatatatgtatatatgtatatatgtacattcatatgtatatatatgtatatattggggtgcttttttttggactatatttttttttttcggtcccatcgtgaaattttgttggaaatacaacaaaaaaaattccctgaaagattgagcccttaatatcaatattaagtgctcgcccaaggcatgtcaagatttcccgcttaaaatacacgcatacttcaatttttttcttcaaaacatctacagttcagaggcattctacggtgtagtctaggacgtcagtaggttttcttcggaatgaaatgcTCTAGAAAAGGGCTCACACCGGCGAAGTCGTACGGGCcacccaaacccaattttttcataaaattcttgtctttttgccCGTATCTCGTAAATAACAGGAgctacaacaaaaaaatattcaacaaatttgtaggaaatttttgtaTAGCATTTCACTCCGAAGAAAAACTACTGGCGTCCTAGACTACACCATAGAATGCCTCTGAAATGTAGatgttttgaagaaaaaaattgaagtttacgtgtattttaagcgggaaatctttacatgccttgggcgagcacttaatattgatattaagggctcaatcttccaaggaattttttttgttgtatttccaacaaaatttcacgatgggaccgtgaaaaaaaaatgtaatccaaaaaaaagcaccctaatatatatgtaaattattatataaaaacgtatgtatatatataaatattattcaataatttaattggatataaatggaggtaattaagttaaatgattcaataaaataagcaaataatgaagaaatacgtaagattttttaaataattatatcaatttttaataaatttatccattgtgagaaaattttttcttttcgaatttctctttttctgaaaataaattaaaaatcataatatatatctatatacatttgtatattatacaataatataattgaatataaatacattcatttgtatatatatcatacattcatataattaaatataaatgaaggtatttatgttaaataatttgatgaaaaaaggacataattgattgaataaattatttttctaatgattaatgttttcaaattcgattcatatgtgagcaaatgattaaaaaataagtaggattttttgaataattatatttatttttaatgaatttaattgaccaaaaaaaaatttttttttcaaaaatttttttttttttttgaagtcaattcaaaattgaaatatatatgtacatatgtatatatatatatatgtatatacatgtatatatatatgtatatatatgtatatatatatgtatatgtatattcctatatttgtacgtgtgtatatatatgtatatcattcattaattcaattggatataaatggaggtaattaagttaaataattcaataaaagaagcaaataattgatttgaatgaattattttccctaacagatattatttatattcaattattatgtgagcaaataattcaaaaatacgtaggatttcttgaataattatatcaatttttaataaatttatccatagtgaaaaaattttttcttttcggaTTTCCCTTTtcctgaaaataaattaaaaatcataagaTATACCCATACacatttgtatattatacaataatataattaaatataaatacattcatttgtatatacattaaacatttatataattaaatataaatggaggtaattatgtcaaataattcgataaaaaaaggacataattgatttaataaattatttttgtaaagaataatgttttcaaatttgattcgtatgtgagcaaataattgagaaaTGTGTAGCATTTTTTAGAtaagcatatttatttttgatgaatttaattaaccaaaaataattttttctttcaaaaatcccttttttttcagaagtaGATTCAAAATTAAGataggtatgtgtatatatatacacatgtatatatgtggcGCCTGCCACATACACGCACTCGGTCTAGTATTAGAGCGAGGCAATGCTCGGCGTTTATCGCCCAATTTCGGAATTAATCCTCAGCGCGCTTTCCTCACTCCAGCGGGCAAAAACGAGAGCGAAGATCCTTCGCATCACCTCGCAGATAGTCAAAATCAACACACGCTAGAGAACCGTTATTGTAACCGCGCTATAACCGTATCTCCGTAATCACGCACCTGTAAAACTTAATAAACATCCTTTTATATTTCAACCATCGCACGCTTTAATACGTAGGATCCCAGTAATCCAGATCCCACATTGGTGACCCCGACGTGATATAGAAACGTTTTGCACTGGCGTGAATATTTCTGCCGGTTTCTCGCGATTCTTTTCCCGCGCCCGCGCGCCACGCCGAGTGTGCACTTAGCGCGCTGAGAAATCGACTCCAAAACTTTTCGCCGCGCTTATTATTCGCTCCCACCGCAAAGGCGGAGACTCCAAGTGGTAGCGCGCGCATAAAATTTATTGCTGCTTTTCACGAGTGTCCGCGTGTTTTCCTCACCGCTCGCGCAAGGCTGAGCACCCAGAGACGTTGTGCTGCGTGAGTGAATTCATAGACACCTTGAGTGCTTAATCAGTGAGTGAAACCCCTCTCGTGCTGCAGTGCGAAGCACACGCGAATGATATACCAGGACGATCTGGAAGACTCAGGAACAGGACCGGGAGAAGACCAAGAACCGAGCCAAGGAGAGTCAACGCTAAACGAAATGCAGGGTGATCAACCGCCGGCCCTGACGCCGAACCCCGTAAGACTCAGGGTGCCGCCATTTTGCCCAGAACGACCAGCGCTCTGGTTCGCGCAACAGGAAGCGCAATTTCGAACGCAGGGTATTGTAACGGAAATCGGCCGATACTACCACACGATATCGAACATACCAACGCGTTACGCCGCGGAGGTAGAAAATCTTATCGTCACGCCCCCGGTAACCCTTCCGTACCAAGCGCTAAAAATAGCATTGATCGCGCGTTTTTCTCAATCGAGAgaagcaaaaattttacagctcCTCGACCGCAAAAGCCTTGGTGATCGCACACCATCAGCGCATTTACGCCATCTGCGTAGCCTCGTCCCTGACATAGACGAGGAAATTCTTAAAGCACGCTGGCTATCACATCTCCCcgaaaatattagaatttgCCTCGTGGCACAAAACAAATTAACGCTCACCGAGCTAAGCGAGACAGCCGATCGCGTACACGAGCAAGTAAACAAAGGCAATAATGTTTCGGCGGTATCAAGCCTCGAAGCTCAAATAGCCGCACTCACACGTCAAGTCGAACAGCTATCAAACCAAGGCCGCCGCaatcaaaacaaaacgagcaagaaaaaagaacgctCGCGTAGCCGTTCACGCAGCAAGTCGAGTACACGCGGACTCTCACCAACATCGAACATATGTTGGTACCACAAGAAATTCGGCAATTCCGCGAAGAAGTGCTTCCCAGCGGGATGTAAATTTCCGGGAAACGCCAGCGGGAGTCGTTAATGGCTGAAACCGATTCCCTCGCGCAACCCAGCCGCCTTTTCGTAAAAGACAGACCCACTGGAACGCAATTTTTGGTGGACACGGGATCTGATCTCTCGGTAATCCCCCCCGGAGGAGCCCCCGCGCGGAAAGCAAGGACAGGTTATCAATTACGCGCCGCAAACGGCTCGCCTATTGACACCTTCGGCTGGACCACAATGACACTCGACCTCAGTTTACGCAGAGACCTGTCATGGCGTTTCGTCGTGGCAGACGTCACGCGTCCCTTAATCGGCGCAGATTTCCTGAGCCACTTCGGGATTGCGGTAGATTTAAAAGGCCGCCGCCTCATCGACACCACGACAACGCTCACATCGCTAGGCTCGATCGCGCACATCGATCACGCCTCGGTCAAGGTCATCTCTTGCGACAACTCGCCgcaattcgaaaaaataatcgccGAGTTCCCCGATATCGTTAAACCAGACGGAGCCGTCCGTGACGTTAAACACAACACGTATCATTACATAAAAACGACGGACGGACCTCCAGTCTCGAGTAAAGCACGTCGT
The Neodiprion fabricii isolate iyNeoFabr1 chromosome 1, iyNeoFabr1.1, whole genome shotgun sequence DNA segment above includes these coding regions:
- the LOC124182678 gene encoding uncharacterized protein LOC124182678; translated protein: MIYQDDLEDSGTGPGEDQEPSQGESTLNEMQGDQPPALTPNPVRLRVPPFCPERPALWFAQQEAQFRTQGIVTEIGRYYHTISNIPTRYAAEVENLIVTPPVTLPYQALKIALIARFSQSREAKILQLLDRKSLGDRTPSAHLRHLRSLVPDIDEEILKARWLSHLPENIRICLVAQNKLTLTELSETADRVHEQVNKGNNVSAVSSLEAQIAALTRQVEQLSNQGRRNQNKTSKKKERSRSRSRSKSSTRGLSPTSNICWYHKKFGNSAKKCFPAGCKFPGNASGSR